From a region of the Listeria monocytogenes ATCC 19117 genome:
- the pth gene encoding aminoacyl-tRNA hydrolase translates to MKLIAGLGNPGKKYERTRHNVGFMVVDELSFRHQTPWKKSKFNGMTSEIIVGGEKMILVKPLTFMNASGECIRPLMDYYNIPIEDVVIVYDDLDLPVGKIRLRQKGSAGGHNGMKSIIQHVKTQEFNRIRVGVSRPLKGEVIHYVLGDFPKAEQPDIIAAIQKSADAIEDFAQTPFIEVMNKYNQK, encoded by the coding sequence CAGGACTCGGAAACCCGGGCAAAAAATACGAACGTACCCGGCATAATGTCGGTTTTATGGTAGTTGACGAACTAAGTTTTCGTCATCAAACCCCTTGGAAGAAATCAAAATTTAATGGTATGACTAGCGAGATTATCGTCGGCGGTGAAAAAATGATTTTAGTGAAACCACTCACTTTTATGAACGCTTCAGGTGAATGCATTCGTCCGCTAATGGATTACTACAACATACCAATTGAAGATGTCGTGATTGTGTATGATGATCTCGATTTACCAGTTGGGAAGATTAGATTACGCCAAAAAGGTAGTGCTGGCGGACATAATGGAATGAAATCAATTATTCAACACGTTAAAACACAAGAGTTTAATCGCATTCGTGTTGGCGTTAGTCGTCCTTTAAAAGGAGAAGTTATTCATTATGTCTTGGGAGATTTTCCTAAAGCAGAACAACCTGATATTATCGCAGCGATTCAAAAAAGCGCTGACGCCATCGAAGACTTTGCACAGACACCATTTATAGAAGTTATGAACAAATACAATCAAAAATAG
- the mfd gene encoding transcription-repair coupling factor encodes MKGLQQLIYEQKDIRAVLNALDEKEKAQLVTGLTGSSRALFASVVEGASKRPVVFVTHNLYHAQKLYDDLLSLMDVDRLFLYPADELISSELSISSPELRGQRVEALDFLLSGKPGIVIVPVAGLRKMLPPVSLWKHFNISIVEGEEIDPDVLRQKLVTMGYTMSGMVNTPGEFSVRGGIIDIYPITEEFPIRIELFDTEVDSLRFFDVETQRSTTRVEEFRLLPATEIILDQSYYPDIVKRLEKKMTHTLNELKENEDKQALVENLEEDLEMLRSGVKPDMFFKYIGLAYPDPASLFDYFPKNTAILLDEFGRILETEESLEREEAEWQTETLSRMETVRDVQVSHSFKKLLEANHSPKIYLSLFQKQMASMRVSKTTNIVYKQMQQFHGQMNVLKTELESWHKNNYAVVILAPNLERAEKMQQTLTDYDMESTILKKESDVPKYGMVQFVIGTFQNGFELPLAKVAIISETELFNKKIKKVKKRQKLSNAERIQSYSELKVGDYVVHVNHGIARYVGMETLDINGVHKDYLLLVYQGEDKLFIPVDQLDLVQKYVGAEGKSPRLNKLGGAEWKRVKKKVQASVQDIADDLIKLYAEREAEKGYAFSADDEMQREFEEAFPYQETEDQLRSISEIKKDMERPRPMDRLLVGDVGYGKTEVALRAAFKAIMDGKQVAFLVPTTILAQQHFETMKERFQGFPIEIGLLSRFRTKKQQTETLKGMKNGTVDVVVGTHRLLSKDVEYQDLGLLIVDEEQRFGVTHKEKIKQMRSKIDVLTLTATPIPRTLHMSMLGVRDLSVIETPPANRFPVQTYVAEQNNVLVREAIERELARDGQVYYLYNRVESITQKADEISAMVPDARVATAHGQMGESELESVILSFLEGEFDVLVTTTIIETGVDIPNVNTLFVQDADRMGLSQLYQLRGRVGRWNRIAYAYFMYQKDKILREEAEKRLSAIKEFTELGSGFKIAMRDLSIRGAGNILGAQQHGFIDSVGFDLYSQMLKEAIEAKKPKEEQKQIVPVEIDIQADAYIPEYYITDGRQKIEMYKRFRNIETLSELEDLQSDMIDRFGEYPEEVEYLFTMTELKVHALEVGIESVKQEQNKITMLFSESGTAGIRGDIVMQIIGEFGRMVGVGMEGTQLKITINVQNKPLKEWLYQVKSLAEKLRGAMKERASAEN; translated from the coding sequence TTGAAAGGATTACAACAATTAATATATGAACAAAAAGATATTCGAGCGGTCTTAAATGCGCTGGATGAAAAAGAAAAAGCACAACTTGTCACAGGGCTCACAGGTTCTTCACGTGCGTTATTTGCAAGCGTGGTAGAAGGTGCGTCAAAGCGTCCGGTTGTATTTGTTACGCACAATTTATACCATGCGCAAAAATTATATGATGATTTACTTTCTTTAATGGATGTCGATCGACTATTTTTATATCCAGCAGATGAACTGATTTCTTCTGAGTTGAGTATCTCTAGCCCGGAACTTCGCGGTCAACGCGTGGAAGCGCTCGACTTCTTACTATCCGGAAAACCGGGGATAGTCATTGTGCCAGTTGCTGGTCTCAGAAAAATGCTTCCACCAGTATCGCTTTGGAAACATTTCAACATATCCATTGTAGAGGGCGAAGAAATTGATCCAGATGTACTACGCCAAAAACTAGTGACAATGGGCTACACAATGAGCGGAATGGTAAATACGCCGGGAGAATTCAGTGTTCGCGGCGGGATTATTGATATTTATCCAATTACAGAAGAATTTCCAATTAGAATAGAACTTTTTGACACCGAAGTAGATTCTCTTCGTTTCTTTGATGTGGAAACGCAGCGCTCGACAACCCGCGTGGAAGAATTCCGCCTACTGCCTGCAACTGAAATCATTTTAGATCAAAGCTATTATCCGGATATCGTCAAACGCTTAGAAAAGAAAATGACACATACTTTAAATGAATTGAAAGAAAACGAGGATAAACAAGCGCTCGTTGAAAATTTAGAAGAAGATCTGGAAATGCTTCGTTCTGGCGTGAAACCAGACATGTTCTTTAAATATATCGGTCTGGCTTATCCTGACCCAGCCTCGCTTTTTGATTATTTTCCAAAAAACACGGCAATTTTGCTTGATGAATTTGGGCGGATTTTAGAAACGGAAGAAAGCTTGGAGCGGGAAGAAGCGGAGTGGCAAACAGAAACATTAAGTCGAATGGAAACGGTTCGCGACGTGCAAGTAAGTCATTCTTTCAAAAAGCTATTAGAAGCAAATCACTCGCCGAAAATATACTTATCCCTTTTCCAAAAACAAATGGCGAGCATGCGCGTCTCGAAAACAACTAACATCGTCTATAAACAAATGCAGCAATTTCATGGCCAAATGAATGTGTTGAAAACCGAGCTAGAAAGTTGGCATAAGAATAATTATGCCGTTGTTATTTTAGCCCCAAACCTTGAGCGCGCCGAAAAAATGCAACAAACTTTAACTGACTACGATATGGAAAGTACGATTTTGAAAAAAGAATCGGATGTGCCGAAATATGGAATGGTTCAGTTTGTCATCGGAACGTTCCAGAATGGTTTTGAACTTCCATTAGCTAAAGTAGCGATTATAAGTGAAACCGAACTGTTCAATAAAAAAATCAAAAAAGTGAAGAAGCGCCAAAAGCTCTCGAATGCAGAACGAATCCAAAGTTACTCTGAATTAAAAGTAGGTGACTACGTGGTTCATGTGAACCATGGTATCGCTCGTTATGTTGGCATGGAAACGCTAGATATCAACGGTGTGCATAAAGATTACTTGCTACTTGTTTACCAAGGAGAGGATAAACTATTTATCCCCGTCGATCAACTTGATTTAGTTCAAAAATATGTTGGTGCAGAAGGTAAATCACCAAGATTAAACAAACTTGGTGGCGCTGAATGGAAGCGAGTGAAGAAGAAAGTACAAGCTTCCGTCCAAGATATCGCAGACGATTTAATCAAACTATATGCCGAACGTGAAGCTGAAAAAGGCTATGCGTTTAGTGCGGATGATGAAATGCAGCGCGAATTTGAAGAGGCTTTCCCGTATCAAGAAACCGAAGACCAACTGCGCTCGATTTCAGAAATCAAAAAAGATATGGAACGACCGCGCCCGATGGACCGTCTGTTGGTTGGAGATGTTGGTTACGGAAAGACCGAAGTGGCCTTACGAGCTGCTTTCAAAGCAATTATGGATGGCAAGCAAGTCGCCTTCTTAGTTCCGACCACCATTTTAGCGCAACAACATTTTGAAACAATGAAAGAACGGTTCCAAGGTTTCCCAATAGAAATCGGACTTTTAAGCCGTTTCCGAACAAAGAAACAACAAACAGAAACATTAAAGGGTATGAAAAACGGCACAGTCGACGTTGTTGTTGGTACCCATCGTTTATTATCAAAAGATGTGGAGTATCAAGATTTAGGCTTATTAATTGTCGATGAAGAACAACGATTCGGCGTAACTCATAAAGAAAAAATCAAACAAATGCGTTCCAAAATAGACGTACTAACACTTACTGCAACACCAATTCCAAGAACTTTACACATGTCCATGCTCGGCGTTCGTGACCTCTCTGTTATCGAAACTCCGCCAGCGAACCGTTTTCCAGTGCAAACATATGTGGCGGAGCAGAATAACGTTTTAGTTCGAGAAGCAATTGAACGTGAACTAGCGCGCGACGGACAAGTTTATTATCTATATAATCGAGTGGAATCCATTACGCAAAAAGCAGATGAAATTTCTGCGATGGTTCCTGATGCTAGGGTTGCCACTGCGCACGGACAGATGGGTGAATCGGAATTAGAGTCTGTTATTTTAAGTTTCCTTGAAGGGGAATTCGATGTACTTGTAACGACGACCATCATTGAAACCGGCGTAGACATTCCAAACGTTAATACACTCTTTGTTCAAGATGCTGATCGGATGGGTCTTTCACAACTTTATCAGTTGCGCGGACGAGTAGGGCGTTGGAACAGAATCGCCTACGCTTACTTCATGTATCAAAAAGATAAAATATTGCGTGAGGAAGCGGAGAAACGCTTATCGGCTATTAAAGAATTCACTGAATTAGGTTCAGGTTTCAAAATAGCGATGCGTGACTTATCTATTCGTGGTGCCGGTAATATCCTCGGAGCGCAACAACATGGCTTTATCGATTCAGTCGGGTTTGATCTCTACTCGCAAATGCTTAAGGAAGCAATTGAGGCGAAAAAGCCAAAAGAAGAACAAAAACAAATTGTCCCTGTTGAAATTGATATCCAAGCAGACGCCTATATTCCGGAATATTACATTACAGACGGCCGCCAGAAAATCGAGATGTACAAACGCTTCCGCAATATTGAAACGTTAAGCGAACTCGAAGATTTACAAAGCGATATGATTGACCGTTTTGGTGAATATCCAGAAGAAGTAGAATATCTATTCACAATGACAGAACTCAAAGTCCATGCACTCGAAGTTGGCATTGAGTCCGTCAAACAAGAACAAAATAAAATTACCATGCTATTTTCAGAAAGCGGAACAGCAGGCATTCGCGGAGATATCGTCATGCAAATCATTGGCGAATTTGGCCGAATGGTCGGTGTGGGTATGGAAGGTACACAACTAAAAATCACGATAAACGTCCAAAATAAACCTTTAAAAGAATGGTTATACCAAGTCAAAAGTTTGGCTGAAAAACTTCGCGGAGCCATGAAAGAAAGAGCATCTGCAGAAAATTGA
- a CDS encoding putative polysaccharide biosynthesis protein: MPERSMKRLMKGAAWLTAASLISKILSAVYRVPFQNMVGDVGFYIFQQVYPIYGIAMTLALGGFPVVISKMLAEAEGDVRRQQIIMRAVSRMLRIVSIVIFAFLFLFANPIAIMMGDPALSELIRVISFVFLLMPQLAFMRGFFQGEGDMIPTAISQTVEQIIRVAIILIGAGLALHFNFDLYDAGSMAMSGAFFGGVSGIFILRHFYNKKVRLGEGIQPAVFTNKEEKVGIGRTFLRQSIAICVVSSMLILFQLVDSFQVYRLMSDSGIPDFIAKSLKGVYDRGQPILQLGLVISTGLALALVPMITAARVQDQQKELKRSVLLAIKITLILAGAETIGLIVIMRPLNQMLFQTPDGTFVLQLFMPAVFLSSLIIMLSSILQGFGKITVPAVGVGIGLIVKWVTGGILIPRLATVGASVSTCVGLLVILLICYVSLKQTIRVPFVEKTMLFRLIAALALMAVFPCLFEWLAPLNTRLGSAFQAIVSALVGGGIFLVFSLRYKLLGPKDFVFLPFGSKLLALSKLVARK; encoded by the coding sequence GTGCCAGAACGTTCCATGAAGCGACTAATGAAAGGAGCGGCTTGGCTAACCGCGGCCTCTCTTATTTCTAAAATACTTAGCGCAGTTTACCGAGTACCCTTTCAAAATATGGTGGGGGATGTAGGGTTTTATATTTTCCAACAAGTATATCCGATATACGGAATTGCAATGACCCTCGCACTCGGTGGATTCCCAGTTGTTATTTCTAAAATGTTAGCGGAGGCAGAAGGAGATGTAAGACGACAACAAATAATTATGCGCGCAGTCTCACGGATGCTCCGAATTGTAAGTATTGTGATTTTCGCCTTTTTATTCCTATTTGCCAACCCGATTGCTATCATGATGGGAGACCCGGCATTATCTGAATTAATTCGGGTCATCAGTTTCGTGTTTTTACTTATGCCACAGCTTGCGTTTATGCGTGGCTTTTTCCAAGGAGAAGGTGACATGATTCCGACCGCAATCTCGCAAACAGTGGAGCAAATTATTCGAGTAGCTATTATTTTGATAGGTGCCGGCCTTGCACTTCATTTTAATTTTGATTTATATGATGCAGGTTCAATGGCGATGAGTGGTGCCTTTTTCGGTGGGGTTTCCGGGATTTTCATTTTGCGTCATTTTTATAATAAAAAGGTAAGGCTCGGGGAAGGGATTCAACCAGCAGTATTTACAAATAAAGAAGAAAAAGTAGGTATTGGCCGCACGTTCTTGCGACAAAGTATTGCAATTTGTGTAGTTAGCTCCATGCTGATTTTATTCCAATTAGTTGATTCTTTCCAAGTATATCGTTTAATGAGTGACTCAGGGATTCCGGATTTCATCGCTAAGTCGCTAAAAGGGGTATACGACCGCGGACAGCCAATCTTGCAATTAGGTTTAGTCATCTCAACTGGACTTGCGCTCGCGCTTGTCCCAATGATTACTGCCGCAAGAGTTCAAGATCAACAAAAAGAACTAAAACGCTCCGTCTTATTAGCGATTAAGATTACATTAATTTTGGCAGGTGCAGAAACAATTGGACTCATAGTTATTATGCGTCCGTTAAACCAAATGCTTTTCCAAACGCCAGACGGTACATTCGTTTTACAATTATTTATGCCAGCTGTTTTCCTAAGCTCACTAATCATCATGTTAAGCAGTATTTTACAAGGTTTCGGGAAAATTACTGTACCTGCAGTTGGCGTTGGAATTGGACTTATTGTAAAATGGGTAACAGGAGGCATTCTTATTCCGAGACTGGCAACAGTTGGTGCATCCGTTTCAACATGTGTTGGCTTACTTGTGATTCTACTCATTTGTTACGTATCACTAAAACAAACAATCCGCGTGCCTTTCGTTGAAAAAACAATGTTGTTCCGGCTAATTGCCGCTTTAGCGTTAATGGCTGTATTCCCGTGCCTATTTGAATGGTTAGCTCCACTCAATACAAGACTCGGTAGTGCGTTCCAAGCAATTGTTAGTGCGTTAGTTGGCGGCGGGATTTTCCTTGTTTTTTCACTAAGATATAAATTACTCGGTCCAAAAGATTTTGTTTTCCTTCCGTTTGGCTCCAAATTACTAGCGCTTAGTAAGCTGGTTGCACGGAAATAA
- a CDS encoding RNA-binding S4 domain-containing protein: MRLDKYLKVSRLIKRRTVAKEVAEKGRIAVNGVTAKPGTNVKSGDELVIRFGPKIVTAKIERLEENAKKEQATEMYTIIKEERTDESR; encoded by the coding sequence ATGCGATTAGATAAATATTTAAAAGTATCTCGACTAATTAAAAGACGTACAGTAGCAAAAGAAGTCGCAGAAAAAGGTCGCATTGCGGTAAATGGAGTGACGGCGAAACCAGGAACCAATGTAAAATCTGGAGATGAACTAGTTATTCGCTTTGGTCCTAAAATCGTTACAGCAAAAATCGAACGCCTAGAAGAAAATGCGAAAAAAGAACAAGCAACTGAAATGTATACGATTATTAAAGAAGAGCGCACAGACGAAAGTAGATAA
- a CDS encoding FtsB family cell division protein produces MKKAKSKVARIENRYIKDTATMKKTRSRRRIALFRRLAFMAIIFAVVGGLLTITYTKQVLTLKEKKEKQVQVDKKMVAMKDEQDSLNEQIKKLHNDDYIAKLARSEYYLSKDGEIIFNIPEENSKQKE; encoded by the coding sequence ATGAAAAAAGCCAAATCAAAAGTGGCGAGAATAGAAAATCGCTACATAAAAGATACTGCAACAATGAAAAAAACTCGTAGTCGTCGCCGCATTGCCCTGTTCCGTAGACTTGCTTTTATGGCTATTATCTTTGCTGTGGTGGGTGGGTTATTAACCATCACATACACTAAACAAGTGTTGACACTCAAAGAGAAAAAAGAAAAGCAAGTGCAAGTGGATAAGAAAATGGTTGCAATGAAGGACGAACAAGACTCGCTAAATGAGCAAATCAAGAAACTTCACAATGATGATTACATAGCTAAATTAGCAAGAAGTGAATATTACTTGTCCAAAGACGGAGAAATTATTTTTAATATTCCTGAAGAGAATTCGAAACAAAAAGAGTAA
- a CDS encoding S1 domain-containing RNA-binding protein, with translation MSIEVGNKLQGKVTGITNFGAFVELEGGKTGLVHISEVADNYVKDINDILTVGDEVTVKVMNIGDDGKIGLSIRKAVDRPDRPEKSYDRKPKYSKKPAGNYVKPAESFEDIMSKFLKDSDERLTTIKRQTESKRGGRGAKRG, from the coding sequence ATGTCGATCGAAGTAGGCAACAAGTTACAAGGGAAAGTTACTGGGATTACTAATTTTGGAGCATTTGTGGAGCTGGAAGGTGGCAAAACAGGTTTAGTCCATATTAGTGAGGTAGCAGATAACTATGTTAAAGACATTAATGACATCTTAACTGTAGGGGATGAAGTTACTGTTAAAGTAATGAATATTGGTGATGATGGTAAGATTGGTCTGTCCATTCGTAAAGCAGTAGATCGTCCGGACCGCCCAGAGAAAAGTTACGATCGTAAGCCGAAATACAGCAAAAAACCTGCTGGGAACTATGTGAAACCAGCCGAGAGCTTTGAAGATATAATGTCTAAATTCTTGAAAGATAGTGATGAAAGACTCACTACTATCAAACGCCAAACAGAATCTAAACGTGGCGGCCGAGGAGCAAAACGCGGCTAA